From the bacterium genome, one window contains:
- a CDS encoding proton-conducting transporter membrane subunit, translating to GALLNCAFLGILRAQQILIAAGLAEFGKELLIGFGLVSMGLAATFILKQMDFKRMLAYSSVEHMGILALGVGLGGGAVFGSLFHTVNHSFTKGMLFMVAGNILTVMHSKSTFKIRGLLHIMPYSSVLWLAGFLAITGSPPFGSFLSEFTILKSAIEQGHIIIAIFYILFLSVIFIVMALIFLRMSFGKPRISEPIAKQESWTMIVPPAVLCAIVLLLGVYMPQVLENLLNEAARQLSGAL from the coding sequence GGCGCATTACTCAACTGCGCCTTTCTGGGAATCTTACGCGCCCAACAAATTCTAATCGCTGCCGGTTTAGCCGAGTTTGGCAAGGAACTTTTAATCGGATTTGGTTTGGTATCGATGGGGCTTGCCGCAACATTTATCCTGAAACAAATGGATTTCAAACGGATGCTCGCATATTCAAGTGTCGAACACATGGGCATACTTGCACTGGGGGTCGGCTTAGGCGGTGGCGCTGTTTTTGGTTCGCTGTTTCATACAGTGAATCATTCGTTTACAAAGGGAATGCTGTTCATGGTAGCAGGAAACATCCTGACGGTTATGCACAGCAAGTCGACGTTTAAGATTCGTGGTTTGCTACACATTATGCCGTACTCATCGGTACTATGGTTAGCAGGTTTTCTTGCAATTACGGGATCACCCCCTTTTGGTTCATTTCTGAGCGAATTCACGATATTAAAGTCGGCAATCGAACAAGGTCATATTATCATTGCCATCTTTTACATACTATTTCTTTCGGTGATCTTTATCGTAATGGCATTAATATTTCTTCGGATGAGCTTTGGCAAACCACGGATCTCAGAACCTATTGCGAAACAAGAGTCTTGGACGATGATTGTGCCTCCCGCCGTGCTATGTGCTATTGTTCTGTTGCTTGGTGTTTACATGCCACAGGTGTTGGAGAATCTTCTTAATGAAGCTGCCCGGCAACTCAGTGGTGCATTATGA